The following coding sequences lie in one Arachis hypogaea cultivar Tifrunner chromosome 9, arahy.Tifrunner.gnm2.J5K5, whole genome shotgun sequence genomic window:
- the LOC112709775 gene encoding uncharacterized protein isoform X9, whose protein sequence is MLPRDISQQIFNKLVCSQRLTSVSLEAFRDCALQDLDLGEYAGVNDSWMDVISSQGSSLLSVDLSGSEVTDFGLSYLKYCENLLSLNLNYCDQISDHGLECISGLSNLTSLSLRRNDSISAQGMSILSGLVNLVKLDLERCPGIHGGLVHIQGLTKLQSLNIKWCNCITDSDMKPLSELVCLESLEISCSKVTNFGISFLKGLQKLSLLNLEGCLVTAACLDSLADLPLLSNLNLNRCNITDDGCEKFSRLENLKVLNLGFNDITDACLAHLKAVLTKLESLNLDSCRIGDEGLINLAGHRQLKCLVLSDTEVGDTGLHHLSGLSGLEKINLSFTVVSDSGLRKLCGLTSLKSLNLDAHQITDAGLAALTSLTGLTDLDLFGARITDYGTNYLRKFKNLRSLEICGGGLTDAGVKNIRALSCLMCLNLSQNCNLTDKSLESISGLTRLISLNVSNSRITNSGLQHLRTLKNLRSLTLESCKVTAYDIKKLRSTHLPNLVSFRPE, encoded by the exons ATGCTGCCTCGGGATATAAGTCagcaaatttttaataaattggtTTGTTCCCAACGCCTAACCAGCGTTTCCCTTGAAGCTTTTCGAGATTGTGCGCTTCAG GACCTTGACTTGGGAGAATATGCCGGTGTTAATGATTCTTGGATGGATGTCATCTCATCACAGGGTTCATCATTACTTTCCGTGGATCTTTCTGGGTCTGAGGTCactgattttgggctgagttacCTAAAATATTGTGAAAATCTCCTTTCCTTAAATCTAAATTACTGTGATCAAATCTCGGATCATGGACTGGAGTGCATCAGTG GTCTGTCAAACTTGACAAGTTTGAGCCTCAGAAGAAATGATTCAATATCTGCTCAAGGAATGAGTATCTTGTCTGGTCTTGTTAATTTAGTCAAGTTGGACTTGGAGAGATGTCCTGGGATTCATGGAGGCCTGGTTCACATTCAAG GTTTAACCAAGTTGCAATCACTCAATATTAAATGGTGCAATTGCATAACCGATTCTGATATGAAGCCTCTATCAG AGTTGGTGTGTTTGGAGAGTCTTGAGATTTCTTGCAGTAAAGTCACTAATTTTGGCATCAGCTTTCTAAAAG GATTGCAAAAGCTTTCCTTACTAAACTTGGAAGGGTGCCTTGTAACAGCTGCATGCTTGGATTCTCTTGCAG ATCTTCCTCTCTTGTCAAACTTGAATCTTAATAGATGCAATATTACCGATGACGGCTGTGAAAAGTTTTCAC GGCTGGAAAATTTGAAAGTACTCAACTTGGGATTTAATGACATTACTGATGCATGTTTAGCACACTTGAAAG CAGTATTGACAAAGTTGGAGAGCTTGAACCTTGATTCATGTAGGATTGGTGATGAAGGGTTGATCAACTTGGCAG GCCATAGGCAACTGAAGTGCTTGGTATTGTCTGATACAGAAGTTGGAGATACTGGGTTACACCATTTGTCAG GATTGTCTGGCCTGGAGAAAATAAATCTGTCATTCACTGTGGTTAGTGATAGTGGTTTAAGGAAACTGTGTGGACTCACATCTCTTAAGTCACTTAATTTGGATGCTCACCAAATTACTGATGCTGGACTGGCAGCTCTTACAA GTTTGACTGGGCTTACTGACCTTGATTTATTTGGTGCACGAATCACAGATTATGGAACAAATTATTTGAGAA AATTTAAGAACCTGAGGTCCTTGGAGATATGTGGTGGAGGATTGACTGATGCCGGTGTGAAAAATATTAGAGCGCTTTCTTGTCTTATGTGCCTAAACTTATCACAAAACTGCAACCTTACGGACAAAAGCCTGGAATCAATTTCAG GGCTTACTCGATTAATCTCTTTGAATGTTTCAAATTCTCGCATCACCAACTCTGGTCTGCAGCATTTGAGAACACTGAAGAACTTGAGGTCTCTGACATTGGAATCCTGCAAGGTGACAGCATATGACATAAAGAAACTAAGATCAACACACCTCCCGAATCTGGTCAGCTTCCGGCCAGAATAG
- the LOC112709775 gene encoding uncharacterized protein isoform X10, protein MLPRDISQQIFNKLVCSQRLTSVSLEAFRDCALQDLDLGEYAGVNDSWMDVISSQGSSLLSVDLSGSEVTDFGLSYLKYCENLLSLNLNYCDQISDHGLECISGLSNLTSLSLRRNDSISAQGMSILSGLVNLVKLDLERCPGIHGGLVHIQGLTKLQSLNIKWCNCITDSDMKPLSELVCLESLEISCSKVTNFGISFLKGLQKLSLLNLEGCLVTAACLDSLADLPLLSNLNLNRCNITDDGCEKFSRLENLKVLNLGFNDITDACLAHLKVLTKLESLNLDSCRIGDEGLINLAGHRQLKCLVLSDTEVGDTGLHHLSGLSGLEKINLSFTVVSDSGLRKLCGLTSLKSLNLDAHQITDAGLAALTSLTGLTDLDLFGARITDYGTNYLRKFKNLRSLEICGGGLTDAGVKNIRALSCLMCLNLSQNCNLTDKSLESISGLTRLISLNVSNSRITNSGLQHLRTLKNLRSLTLESCKVTAYDIKKLRSTHLPNLVSFRPE, encoded by the exons ATGCTGCCTCGGGATATAAGTCagcaaatttttaataaattggtTTGTTCCCAACGCCTAACCAGCGTTTCCCTTGAAGCTTTTCGAGATTGTGCGCTTCAG GACCTTGACTTGGGAGAATATGCCGGTGTTAATGATTCTTGGATGGATGTCATCTCATCACAGGGTTCATCATTACTTTCCGTGGATCTTTCTGGGTCTGAGGTCactgattttgggctgagttacCTAAAATATTGTGAAAATCTCCTTTCCTTAAATCTAAATTACTGTGATCAAATCTCGGATCATGGACTGGAGTGCATCAGTG GTCTGTCAAACTTGACAAGTTTGAGCCTCAGAAGAAATGATTCAATATCTGCTCAAGGAATGAGTATCTTGTCTGGTCTTGTTAATTTAGTCAAGTTGGACTTGGAGAGATGTCCTGGGATTCATGGAGGCCTGGTTCACATTCAAG GTTTAACCAAGTTGCAATCACTCAATATTAAATGGTGCAATTGCATAACCGATTCTGATATGAAGCCTCTATCAG AGTTGGTGTGTTTGGAGAGTCTTGAGATTTCTTGCAGTAAAGTCACTAATTTTGGCATCAGCTTTCTAAAAG GATTGCAAAAGCTTTCCTTACTAAACTTGGAAGGGTGCCTTGTAACAGCTGCATGCTTGGATTCTCTTGCAG ATCTTCCTCTCTTGTCAAACTTGAATCTTAATAGATGCAATATTACCGATGACGGCTGTGAAAAGTTTTCAC GGCTGGAAAATTTGAAAGTACTCAACTTGGGATTTAATGACATTACTGATGCATGTTTAGCACACTTGAAAG TATTGACAAAGTTGGAGAGCTTGAACCTTGATTCATGTAGGATTGGTGATGAAGGGTTGATCAACTTGGCAG GCCATAGGCAACTGAAGTGCTTGGTATTGTCTGATACAGAAGTTGGAGATACTGGGTTACACCATTTGTCAG GATTGTCTGGCCTGGAGAAAATAAATCTGTCATTCACTGTGGTTAGTGATAGTGGTTTAAGGAAACTGTGTGGACTCACATCTCTTAAGTCACTTAATTTGGATGCTCACCAAATTACTGATGCTGGACTGGCAGCTCTTACAA GTTTGACTGGGCTTACTGACCTTGATTTATTTGGTGCACGAATCACAGATTATGGAACAAATTATTTGAGAA AATTTAAGAACCTGAGGTCCTTGGAGATATGTGGTGGAGGATTGACTGATGCCGGTGTGAAAAATATTAGAGCGCTTTCTTGTCTTATGTGCCTAAACTTATCACAAAACTGCAACCTTACGGACAAAAGCCTGGAATCAATTTCAG GGCTTACTCGATTAATCTCTTTGAATGTTTCAAATTCTCGCATCACCAACTCTGGTCTGCAGCATTTGAGAACACTGAAGAACTTGAGGTCTCTGACATTGGAATCCTGCAAGGTGACAGCATATGACATAAAGAAACTAAGATCAACACACCTCCCGAATCTGGTCAGCTTCCGGCCAGAATAG
- the LOC112709775 gene encoding uncharacterized protein isoform X4 translates to MSRKPERDYEDSPCRGLSRRFCKSGSLKWWTSSFAYPSVDFHLRKGDCPSLLELCIKKINEDIDRYNTFSMLPRDISQQIFNKLVCSQRLTSVSLEAFRDCALQDLDLGEYAGVNDSWMDVISSQGSSLLSVDLSGSEVTDFGLSYLKYCENLLSLNLNYCDQISDHGLECISGLSNLTSLSLRRNDSISAQGMSILSGLVNLVKLDLERCPGIHGGLVHIQGLTKLQSLNIKWCNCITDSDMKPLSELVCLESLEISCSKVTNFGISFLKGLQKLSLLNLEGCLVTAACLDSLADLPLLSNLNLNRCNITDDGCEKFSRLENLKVLNLGFNDITDACLAHLKVLTKLESLNLDSCRIGDEGLINLAGHRQLKCLVLSDTEVGDTGLHHLSGLSGLEKINLSFTVVSDSGLRKLCGLTSLKSLNLDAHQITDAGLAALTSLTGLTDLDLFGARITDYGTNYLRKFKNLRSLEICGGGLTDAGVKNIRALSCLMCLNLSQNCNLTDKSLESISGLTRLISLNVSNSRITNSGLQHLRTLKNLRSLTLESCKVTAYDIKKLRSTHLPNLVSFRPE, encoded by the exons ATGTCAAG GAAGCCCGAGCGGGATTACGAAGATAGTCCATGTAGAGGACTTTCACGAAGATTTTGCAAAAGTGGGAGTTTGAAATGGTGGACATCCTCGTTCGCTTATCCATCAGTAGATTTCCATTTACGGAAAGGGGATTGTCCATCGCTGTTGGAGTTGTGCATCAAGAAAATAAATGAG GATATTGATAGATATAATACATTTTCTATGCTGCCTCGGGATATAAGTCagcaaatttttaataaattggtTTGTTCCCAACGCCTAACCAGCGTTTCCCTTGAAGCTTTTCGAGATTGTGCGCTTCAG GACCTTGACTTGGGAGAATATGCCGGTGTTAATGATTCTTGGATGGATGTCATCTCATCACAGGGTTCATCATTACTTTCCGTGGATCTTTCTGGGTCTGAGGTCactgattttgggctgagttacCTAAAATATTGTGAAAATCTCCTTTCCTTAAATCTAAATTACTGTGATCAAATCTCGGATCATGGACTGGAGTGCATCAGTG GTCTGTCAAACTTGACAAGTTTGAGCCTCAGAAGAAATGATTCAATATCTGCTCAAGGAATGAGTATCTTGTCTGGTCTTGTTAATTTAGTCAAGTTGGACTTGGAGAGATGTCCTGGGATTCATGGAGGCCTGGTTCACATTCAAG GTTTAACCAAGTTGCAATCACTCAATATTAAATGGTGCAATTGCATAACCGATTCTGATATGAAGCCTCTATCAG AGTTGGTGTGTTTGGAGAGTCTTGAGATTTCTTGCAGTAAAGTCACTAATTTTGGCATCAGCTTTCTAAAAG GATTGCAAAAGCTTTCCTTACTAAACTTGGAAGGGTGCCTTGTAACAGCTGCATGCTTGGATTCTCTTGCAG ATCTTCCTCTCTTGTCAAACTTGAATCTTAATAGATGCAATATTACCGATGACGGCTGTGAAAAGTTTTCAC GGCTGGAAAATTTGAAAGTACTCAACTTGGGATTTAATGACATTACTGATGCATGTTTAGCACACTTGAAAG TATTGACAAAGTTGGAGAGCTTGAACCTTGATTCATGTAGGATTGGTGATGAAGGGTTGATCAACTTGGCAG GCCATAGGCAACTGAAGTGCTTGGTATTGTCTGATACAGAAGTTGGAGATACTGGGTTACACCATTTGTCAG GATTGTCTGGCCTGGAGAAAATAAATCTGTCATTCACTGTGGTTAGTGATAGTGGTTTAAGGAAACTGTGTGGACTCACATCTCTTAAGTCACTTAATTTGGATGCTCACCAAATTACTGATGCTGGACTGGCAGCTCTTACAA GTTTGACTGGGCTTACTGACCTTGATTTATTTGGTGCACGAATCACAGATTATGGAACAAATTATTTGAGAA AATTTAAGAACCTGAGGTCCTTGGAGATATGTGGTGGAGGATTGACTGATGCCGGTGTGAAAAATATTAGAGCGCTTTCTTGTCTTATGTGCCTAAACTTATCACAAAACTGCAACCTTACGGACAAAAGCCTGGAATCAATTTCAG GGCTTACTCGATTAATCTCTTTGAATGTTTCAAATTCTCGCATCACCAACTCTGGTCTGCAGCATTTGAGAACACTGAAGAACTTGAGGTCTCTGACATTGGAATCCTGCAAGGTGACAGCATATGACATAAAGAAACTAAGATCAACACACCTCCCGAATCTGGTCAGCTTCCGGCCAGAATAG
- the LOC112709775 gene encoding uncharacterized protein isoform X3 produces the protein MSRKPERDYEDSPCRGLSRRFCKSGSLKWWTSSFAYPSVDFHLRKGDCPSLLELCIKKINEDIDRYNTFSMLPRDISQQIFNKLVCSQRLTSVSLEAFRDCALQDLDLGEYAGVNDSWMDVISSQGSSLLSVDLSGSEVTDFGLSYLKYCENLLSLNLNYCDQISDHGLECISGLSNLTSLSLRRNDSISAQGMSILSGLVNLVKLDLERCPGIHGGLVHIQGLTKLQSLNIKWCNCITDSDMKPLSELVCLESLEISCSKVTNFGISFLKGLQKLSLLNLEGCLVTAACLDSLADLPLLSNLNLNRCNITDDGCEKFSRLENLKVLNLGFNDITDACLAHLKAVLTKLESLNLDSCRIGDEGLINLAGHRQLKCLVLSDTEVGDTGLHHLSGLSGLEKINLSFTVVSDSGLRKLCGLTSLKSLNLDAHQITDAGLAALTSLTGLTDLDLFGARITDYGTNYLRKFKNLRSLEICGGGLTDAGVKNIRALSCLMCLNLSQNCNLTDKSLESISGLTRLISLNVSNSRITNSGLQHLRTLKNLRSLTLESCKVTAYDIKKLRSTHLPNLVSFRPE, from the exons ATGTCAAG GAAGCCCGAGCGGGATTACGAAGATAGTCCATGTAGAGGACTTTCACGAAGATTTTGCAAAAGTGGGAGTTTGAAATGGTGGACATCCTCGTTCGCTTATCCATCAGTAGATTTCCATTTACGGAAAGGGGATTGTCCATCGCTGTTGGAGTTGTGCATCAAGAAAATAAATGAG GATATTGATAGATATAATACATTTTCTATGCTGCCTCGGGATATAAGTCagcaaatttttaataaattggtTTGTTCCCAACGCCTAACCAGCGTTTCCCTTGAAGCTTTTCGAGATTGTGCGCTTCAG GACCTTGACTTGGGAGAATATGCCGGTGTTAATGATTCTTGGATGGATGTCATCTCATCACAGGGTTCATCATTACTTTCCGTGGATCTTTCTGGGTCTGAGGTCactgattttgggctgagttacCTAAAATATTGTGAAAATCTCCTTTCCTTAAATCTAAATTACTGTGATCAAATCTCGGATCATGGACTGGAGTGCATCAGTG GTCTGTCAAACTTGACAAGTTTGAGCCTCAGAAGAAATGATTCAATATCTGCTCAAGGAATGAGTATCTTGTCTGGTCTTGTTAATTTAGTCAAGTTGGACTTGGAGAGATGTCCTGGGATTCATGGAGGCCTGGTTCACATTCAAG GTTTAACCAAGTTGCAATCACTCAATATTAAATGGTGCAATTGCATAACCGATTCTGATATGAAGCCTCTATCAG AGTTGGTGTGTTTGGAGAGTCTTGAGATTTCTTGCAGTAAAGTCACTAATTTTGGCATCAGCTTTCTAAAAG GATTGCAAAAGCTTTCCTTACTAAACTTGGAAGGGTGCCTTGTAACAGCTGCATGCTTGGATTCTCTTGCAG ATCTTCCTCTCTTGTCAAACTTGAATCTTAATAGATGCAATATTACCGATGACGGCTGTGAAAAGTTTTCAC GGCTGGAAAATTTGAAAGTACTCAACTTGGGATTTAATGACATTACTGATGCATGTTTAGCACACTTGAAAG CAGTATTGACAAAGTTGGAGAGCTTGAACCTTGATTCATGTAGGATTGGTGATGAAGGGTTGATCAACTTGGCAG GCCATAGGCAACTGAAGTGCTTGGTATTGTCTGATACAGAAGTTGGAGATACTGGGTTACACCATTTGTCAG GATTGTCTGGCCTGGAGAAAATAAATCTGTCATTCACTGTGGTTAGTGATAGTGGTTTAAGGAAACTGTGTGGACTCACATCTCTTAAGTCACTTAATTTGGATGCTCACCAAATTACTGATGCTGGACTGGCAGCTCTTACAA GTTTGACTGGGCTTACTGACCTTGATTTATTTGGTGCACGAATCACAGATTATGGAACAAATTATTTGAGAA AATTTAAGAACCTGAGGTCCTTGGAGATATGTGGTGGAGGATTGACTGATGCCGGTGTGAAAAATATTAGAGCGCTTTCTTGTCTTATGTGCCTAAACTTATCACAAAACTGCAACCTTACGGACAAAAGCCTGGAATCAATTTCAG GGCTTACTCGATTAATCTCTTTGAATGTTTCAAATTCTCGCATCACCAACTCTGGTCTGCAGCATTTGAGAACACTGAAGAACTTGAGGTCTCTGACATTGGAATCCTGCAAGGTGACAGCATATGACATAAAGAAACTAAGATCAACACACCTCCCGAATCTGGTCAGCTTCCGGCCAGAATAG
- the LOC112709775 gene encoding uncharacterized protein isoform X7 codes for MGGACSRKPERDYEDSPCRGLSRRFCKSGSLKWWTSSFAYPSVDFHLRKGDCPSLLELCIKKINEDIDRYNTFSMLPRDISQQIFNKLVCSQRLTSVSLEAFRDCALQDLDLGEYAGVNDSWMDVISSQGSSLLSVDLSGSEVTDFGLSYLKYCENLLSLNLNYCDQISDHGLECISGLSNLTSLSLRRNDSISAQGMSILSGLVNLVKLDLERCPGIHGGLVHIQGLTKLQSLNIKWCNCITDSDMKPLSELVCLESLEISCSKVTNFGISFLKGLQKLSLLNLEGCLVTAACLDSLADLPLLSNLNLNRCNITDDGCEKFSRLENLKVLNLGFNDITDACLAHLKAVLTKLESLNLDSCRIGDEGLINLAGHRQLKCLVLSDTEVGDTGLHHLSEFKNLRSLEICGGGLTDAGVKNIRALSCLMCLNLSQNCNLTDKSLESISGLTRLISLNVSNSRITNSGLQHLRTLKNLRSLTLESCKVTAYDIKKLRSTHLPNLVSFRPE; via the exons ATGGGGGGAGCGTGTTCTAGGAAGCCCGAGCGGGATTACGAAGATAGTCCATGTAGAGGACTTTCACGAAGATTTTGCAAAAGTGGGAGTTTGAAATGGTGGACATCCTCGTTCGCTTATCCATCAGTAGATTTCCATTTACGGAAAGGGGATTGTCCATCGCTGTTGGAGTTGTGCATCAAGAAAATAAATGAG GATATTGATAGATATAATACATTTTCTATGCTGCCTCGGGATATAAGTCagcaaatttttaataaattggtTTGTTCCCAACGCCTAACCAGCGTTTCCCTTGAAGCTTTTCGAGATTGTGCGCTTCAG GACCTTGACTTGGGAGAATATGCCGGTGTTAATGATTCTTGGATGGATGTCATCTCATCACAGGGTTCATCATTACTTTCCGTGGATCTTTCTGGGTCTGAGGTCactgattttgggctgagttacCTAAAATATTGTGAAAATCTCCTTTCCTTAAATCTAAATTACTGTGATCAAATCTCGGATCATGGACTGGAGTGCATCAGTG GTCTGTCAAACTTGACAAGTTTGAGCCTCAGAAGAAATGATTCAATATCTGCTCAAGGAATGAGTATCTTGTCTGGTCTTGTTAATTTAGTCAAGTTGGACTTGGAGAGATGTCCTGGGATTCATGGAGGCCTGGTTCACATTCAAG GTTTAACCAAGTTGCAATCACTCAATATTAAATGGTGCAATTGCATAACCGATTCTGATATGAAGCCTCTATCAG AGTTGGTGTGTTTGGAGAGTCTTGAGATTTCTTGCAGTAAAGTCACTAATTTTGGCATCAGCTTTCTAAAAG GATTGCAAAAGCTTTCCTTACTAAACTTGGAAGGGTGCCTTGTAACAGCTGCATGCTTGGATTCTCTTGCAG ATCTTCCTCTCTTGTCAAACTTGAATCTTAATAGATGCAATATTACCGATGACGGCTGTGAAAAGTTTTCAC GGCTGGAAAATTTGAAAGTACTCAACTTGGGATTTAATGACATTACTGATGCATGTTTAGCACACTTGAAAG CAGTATTGACAAAGTTGGAGAGCTTGAACCTTGATTCATGTAGGATTGGTGATGAAGGGTTGATCAACTTGGCAG GCCATAGGCAACTGAAGTGCTTGGTATTGTCTGATACAGAAGTTGGAGATACTGGGTTACACCATTTGTCAG AATTTAAGAACCTGAGGTCCTTGGAGATATGTGGTGGAGGATTGACTGATGCCGGTGTGAAAAATATTAGAGCGCTTTCTTGTCTTATGTGCCTAAACTTATCACAAAACTGCAACCTTACGGACAAAAGCCTGGAATCAATTTCAG GGCTTACTCGATTAATCTCTTTGAATGTTTCAAATTCTCGCATCACCAACTCTGGTCTGCAGCATTTGAGAACACTGAAGAACTTGAGGTCTCTGACATTGGAATCCTGCAAGGTGACAGCATATGACATAAAGAAACTAAGATCAACACACCTCCCGAATCTGGTCAGCTTCCGGCCAGAATAG